In one window of Notolabrus celidotus isolate fNotCel1 chromosome 17, fNotCel1.pri, whole genome shotgun sequence DNA:
- the adgrg2a gene encoding uncharacterized threonine-rich GPI-anchored glycoprotein PJ4664.02 encodes MLPSSGGFMRCTSSNSLEDICQANKPSKLTCSVIEPNSDPVLHTKTDSCSSVVPRYCDCNAFCDTASQFYAIRIGISGASVKIEILKMMLLGGGIAGMCNDNTSGSFCQDFSKYYKRAHLDCHGTQQRLYSCMVILEMSGPVDGCSLRTFLHQVIDQRDSITIESPLTRMMVCGSSGLTVQTLLASKLTWVASDLQTTDVCQPDPTLLKCEPSESLAVLLTDSCTPEPLTTQQSTTLTNNNITTTPGTSPPSVTNTTGQTYTTDGNTTAVPLTNVSQATAQPNTTTPLTTVDNANSSTTAVTQNTTWTTPDSKAVQNTTLSTNTTLLTTTGTAKLQNTTTANKNVTAPENTTSQSNTTAFTDTTLKTSTVSPNDTTVHNVTTARTSTPSLNNKTVNNITTPETSTTSTNQTTANVVTTPETFTSSVNNTTVYNATTANTSTQSPSNTTGSNSVINNTFTTPPIDTTINNVTTTDRVTPTTSNTTVYNVTTANPLTTSPHGSTINNVTTADTLTPLPNVTTSNNVTTANTPTSSPNATTSKNVTTAITPTSSTSDTTVYNVTTANTLTPPPNDTAINNVTTAVTLTSSPNATTVYNVTTAITLTPPPNDTAINNVTTVVTPTSSPNDTTINNVTTVSPMTPSPTDTTVYNVTTAEQSTHSPSNTTHNNSVITTSFTPPPNVTTTNNVTTANPLTPSPSDTTVNNVTSAVTFTSPNETTQPNVTTTSDTIVSTVTPSPSNTTENSVTAANNNRTLVNSSFTSNSTGNTFTPTPNNTVTYNSTSPTNNHTTVSNINTTQQNSTIDGDDRNLHNGSVTTSSPTTSMFTASPNHTVGNNVTTPNTFTPLPTDTSLFNVSTTDSFTPSPNHTTVYNLTTANNNVSTTTVNSTIAPFTATPNNTVEFNATTLPNNHTTVYNLTTANNNGSTTTVNSTITPFTATPNNTEEFNATTSPNNHTTVYNLTTANNNVSTTTVNSTITPFTATPNNTIEFNATTLPNNHTTASNNFTTVYNLTTAETLINSSTQTMNTTISPFTTSPNSTVMPNVTTTTINNTTTAGTTTATTVSYNVTTTHSGEIQQNTSVSQTNVTEPADSRQGNETTTTAPVVGNITEPTVVPTNNQTQNHTLVTLPDNITNQTDTNSTAAPTDASPTLEPNTTTGINMSSTTTSSTTVVNSTTNEPGVIATTTTAGNVSTTSTTTIAATTPTLVTEINNTTAQLSTTSATTLGTTTLTSTTTTKPGDGTTITTTVDPNQSQEEQANLLLNQTQNAAQLDSSQVEQAVGQLENLLEGPTVSESVGGKAINIVANLMEGDSAALSGSSNRLIQVVDDLGLKLVVNGDRAILSSNSLVLAVRTVDGTNFPATSVNIFNTDNVQLRANSRSRSKRSDSALGSVSLPSSLTSGLSPEQQQQANRLQFTFYTKPTLFRDTSLNNRTLVSPVLGSSVANLSISNLRENVQFTIRNINPIHENHSASCVFWDSTQNGGRGGWSSNGCFVVNTTAEKTICSCNHLTAFAILLDLSREGLVDRQHAQILTFITYIGCGISAIFLAVTLLTYLSFDKLLRDIPAKILVQLCMSLFLLNLVYLLDGWLALYPAVGLCISTAFFLHYFLLTSFTWAGLEALHLYLSVIQVFTPYLSRYMLKFSLMGWGIPLIVVIIVIAVDKDNYGLVTYGRYTDGTSDDFCWLRNDIAFYVGVVAYFLLIFSLCLVVFIMVMVQLARIKKQNPQNQAPNRSMMTDLRSIAGLVILLGLTWGFALFAWGPLYLPFVYLFSIFNSLQGFLVFIFHCAIKENVRKQWRTYLCCGRLRLAENSEWSRTATQNNRNSSLATASSSVPPFTSRSSSVTSDATQGSDSVFLDSGISDGSSSDVVLNEIHRRHQALRAGAD; translated from the exons GTCAGTTTTATGCCATAAGGATCGGTATTAGCGGAGCTTCTGTTAAAATTGAGATCCTAAAAATGATG TTATTAGGAGGCGGTATCGCCGGCATGTGTAATGACAACACATCAGG GTCTTTCTGCCAGGATTTTTCAAAATACTACAAG AGGGCTCATTTGGATTGCCACGGGACACAGCAGAG GTTGTACAGCTGCATGGTGATACTGGAAATGTCTGGACCAGTTGACGGTTGCTCCTTGAGGACCTTTCTGCATCAAGTCATCGACCAGAGAGATAGCATAACAATCGAGAGTCCACTTACTCGGATGA tggTTTGTGGTTCTTCTGGTTTGACTGTGCAAACTCTGTTGGCGTCCAAATTGACCTGGGTTGCCAGTGACCTGCAGACCACTGACGTCTGCCAACCTGACCCCACTTTGCTGAAATG TGAGCCAAGTGAGAGCCTTGCTGTTCTTCTGACTGACAGCTGCACTCCAGAGCCTCTTACCACCCAACAAAGTACAACTTTGACCAACAACAACATCACTACAACACCAGGAACTTCACCACCATCTGTTACTAACACAACTGGACAAACTTACACAACAGATGGGAATACTACAGCAGTTCCACTGACAAATGTGTCACAAGCAACAGCTCAGCCTAACACGACAACTCCACTCACAACTGTTGACAATGCAAACTCTTCAACAACAGCCGTTACACAAAACACGACATGGACCACCCCTGACAGTAAAGCTGTacaaaatacaactttgtccacaAACACAACGTTATTAACGACCACTGGAACGGCAAAATTGCAAAACACAACCAcagcaaataaaaatgtgacagctccagaaaacacaacatcacagAGCAACACAACTGCTTTTACTGATACAACCCTTAAAACATCCACAGTGTCTCCAAATGACACAACCGTGCACAATGTAACTACAGCCAGAACATCTACACCATCTCTTAATAACAAAACGGTTAACAATATAACTACACCTGAGACATCCACAACGTCCACCAATCAAACAACAGCCAATGTGGTCACTACACCTGAAACGTTTACATCTTCTGTAAACAATACAACAGTCTACAACGCGACTACAGCTAACACGTCTACACAGTCACCAAGTAACACAACAGGCAGCAACTCAgttataaataacacatttacaaCTCCTCCGATTGACACAACAATCAACAATGTAACTACAACTGACAGAGTTACACCTACTACAAGTAATACGACAGTCTACAACGTAACAACAGCAAACCCGTTAACCACTTCTCCACATGGTTCAACAATCAACAATGTAACTACAGCCGACACACTTACACCTCTTCCAAATGTTACAACATCCAACAATGTAACTACAGCCAACACACCAACATCTTCTCCAAATGCTACAAcatccaaaaatgtaactacagcCATCACACCAACATCTTCTACGAGTGATACGACAGTGTACAATGTAACTACAGCCAACACACTTACACCTCCTCCAAATGATACAGCTATCAACAATGTAACTACAGCCGTCACACTGACATCTTCTCCAAATGCTACAACAGTTTACAATGTAACTACAGCTATCACACTTACACCTCCTCCAAATGATACAGCTATCAACAATGTAACTACAGTCGTCACACCGACATCTTCTCCAAATGATACAACTATCAACAATGTAACTACAGTCAGTCCAATGACACCTTCCCCAACTGATACCACAGTCTACAATGTAACTACAGCTGAACAATCTACACATTCACCAAGTAACACAACACATAACAACTCAGTTATAACCACATCATTTACACCTCCTCCAAATGTTACAACAACCAACAATGTAACTACAGCCAACCCACTGACACCTTCTCCAAGTGACACAACAGTGAATAATGTAACTTCAGCTGTCACATTCACATCTCCAAATGAAACAACACAGCCCAACGTCACGACAACAAGTGATACGATAGTTAGCACAGTTACACCGTCACCCAGTAACACAACAGAGAACAGTGTAACTGCAGCAAACAACAATAGGACACTGGTCAATAGTTCCTTTACCAGTAATTCAACAGGTAACACATTCACACCAACTCCCAATAACACCGTCACATACAACAGTACATCTCCGACCAACAACCATACAACAGTCTCTAACATTAACACAACGCAGCAGAACTCAACAATCGATGGTGACGACAGGAACCTGCACAATGGGTCAGTTACAACAAGTAGTCCAACAACCTCCATGTTTACAGCTTCTCCAAATCACACTGTAGGGAACAATGTAACTACACCCAACACATTTACACCTCTACCAACTGATACATCCCTGTTTAATGTATCTACAACTGACTCATTTACACCTTCTCCAAATCATACAACGGTATACAACTTAACTACAGCAAACAACAATgtttcaactacaacagttaaCTCAACAATCGCCCCATTTACAGCTACTCCCAACAACACTGTAGAGTTCAATGCAACTACATTGCCCAACAATCACACAACTGTGTACAACTTAACTACAGCAAACAACAATggttcaactacaacagttaaTTCAACAATCACCCCATTTACAGCTACTCCCAACAACACTGAAGAGTTCAATGCAACTACATCTCCCAACAATCACACAACAGTGTACAACTTAACGACAGCAAACAACAATgtttcaactacaacagttaaCTCAACAATCACCCCATTTACAGCTACTCCCAACAACACCATAGAGTTCAATGCTACTACATTGCCCAACAATCACACAACAGCTTCTAACAATTTCACAACAGTGTACAACCTGACTACAGCAGAAACCCTTATAAACAGTTCAACTCAAACGATGAACACAACTATCAGCCCTTTTACAACTTCACCTAATTCCACTGTAATGCCCAATGTCACCACAACTACAATCAATAACACAACAACAGCTGGGACTACAACTGCTACCACTGTATCGTACAATGTCACCACTACACACAGTGgggaaatacaacaaaacacgAGTGTTTCTCAGACAAATGTGACAGAACCTGCAGATTCAAGACAAGGTAAtgaaacaacaactacagcgcCTGTTGTCGGTAACATCACTGAACCGACAGTTGTTCCAACGAACAACCAGACTCAAAATCACACCCTGGTGACACTTCCTGACAATATCACCAACCAAACTGACACCAACTCCACCGCAGCTCCAACTGATGCCAGTCCCACTCTTGAGCCCAATACAACAACAGGAATCAACATGAGTTCAACTACGACCAGTTCAACCACAGTCGTCAATTCAACAACCAACGAACCAGGAGTTATAGCAACAACGACAACAGCTGGGAATGTATCTACAACGTCAACCACAACCATCGCAGCTACTACACCTACGCTTGTGACCGAGATTAACAACACTACTGCACAGCTTTCAACAACTTCTGCAACAACTCTTGGAACCACAACCCTTACCAGCACAACCACAACAAAACCTG GTGATGGGACTACAATCACAACCACAGTGGACCCCAATCAAAGCCAGGAGGAACAGGCAAACCTGCTGCTGAACCAAACACAGAATGCAGCACAGCTCGACTCATCTCAG GTGGAACAGGCTGTTGGGCAGCTAGAGAATCTTCTGGAGGGCCCCACTGTTTCTGAGTCAGTGGGTGGAAAGGCCATCAACATTGTCGCCAACCTGATGGAGGGCGATTCAGCGGCCCTGTCTGGATCCTCTAACAG GCTGATTCAAGTGGTGGACGATCTCGGCCTGAAGCTGGTCGTGAATGGAGACCGAGCAATCCTCTCTTCAAACTCGCTGGTGCTGGCCGTGAGGACCGTGGATGGGACTAACTTTCCAGCAACATCAGTGAACATCTTCAACACAGATAATGTGCAG CTCCGTGCCAACAGCAGATCTCGCTCCAAGCGGTCAGACTCAGCCCTGGGGTCGGtatccctcccctcctctctaacCTCAGGCCTCAgtcctgagcagcagcagcaggccaaCAGGCTCCAGTTCACCTTCTACACCAAGCCTACCCTCTTCCGG GATACATCACTGAATAATCGAACCCTGGTCAGTCCAGTCCTGGGCTCCAGCGTAGCCAATCTGTCGATAAGCAACCTGAGAGAGAACGTCCAGTTTACCATCAGAAACATCAACCCCATACAT GAGAATCATTCGGCCTCCTGTGTGTTCTGGGACTCCACTCAGAACG GAGGTCGAGGCGGCTGGAGCTCTAACGGCTGCTTTGTTGTCAACACCACAGCGGAGAAGACGATCTGCAGCTGCAACCATCTCACAGCTTTTGCAATACTGCTG GATTTGTCCAGAGAGGGATTAGTTGACCGTCAACATGCACAAATTCTTACTTTCATCACCTACATCGGCTGTGGAATCTCAGCTATTTTCCTCGCTGTCACCTTATTGACGTATCTGTCATTTGA TAAGCTGCTCAGAGATATCCCCGCCAAGATCCTCGTCCAGCTCTGCAtgtccctcttcctcctcaaccTGGTCTACCTGCTGGATGGCTGGCTGGCGCTCTACCCGGCCGTGGGTCTGTGCATTAGCACCGCCTTCTTCTTGCACTACTTCCTGCTGACATCATTCACATGGGCGGGGCTTGAGGCTCTGCACTTGTACCTCAGCGTGATCCAGGTGTTCACCCCCTACCTGAGTAGATACATGCTGAAGTTCTCCCTGATGGGCTGGG GCATTCCTCTGATTGTGGTGATCATTGTGATAGCAGTGGACAAAGACAACTATGGCCTCGTTACCTATGGAAGATACACAGACGGCACTTCAGATGACTT CTGCTGGCTGCGTAACGACATCGCCTTCTACGTGGGCGTGGTGGCCTACTTCCTCCTGATATTCAGCCTGTGTCTGGTGGTCTTCATCATGGTCATGGTCCAGCTAGCCCGCATCAAGAAGCAGAACCCCCAGAACCAGGCTCCTAACAGGAGCATGATGACGGACCTGCGCAGCATCGCCGGCCTCGTCATCCTGCTCGGCCTCACCTGGGGGTTCGCCCTGTTCGCCTGGGGGCCCCTCTACCTGCCGTTTGTTTACCTGTTCTCCATATTCAACTCTTTACAAG GTTTCCTCGTCTTTATTTTCCACTGTGCTATAAAAGAGAACGTCCGTAAGCAGTGGAGGACGTATCTCTGCTGTGGGAGACTACGATTGGCTGAAAACTCAG AATGGAGTCGCACAGCAACCCAGAACAACAGGAATTCATCCCTTGCTACAGCATCCAGCTCAGTTCCTCCCTTCACCTCCAGAAGCTCCTCAGTCACCAGCGATGCTACTCAAGGCAGCG ACTCTGTGTTTCTAGACAGCGGAATATCCGACGGCTCCAGCAGCGATGTTGTCCTCAACGAGATCCACAGAAGACATCAGGCACTGCGTGCGGGAGCAGACTGA